One window from the genome of Palaemon carinicauda isolate YSFRI2023 chromosome 24, ASM3689809v2, whole genome shotgun sequence encodes:
- the LOC137618385 gene encoding uncharacterized protein, which yields MENPSVLINEVLCNVPQAVQGSLPNSSALKKTIRRKRNQISASPPNPVDLNHLAIPDEYSTYKTEPNQKEDFLLKDRRPSEDRILLFGRRSWLQHLVSAEVWYVDGTFKIAPTLFSQVYIVMAQKIRGVIPVLYAILPNKRKVTYSRLFKMIKECQPTVNPKSVVCDFEIAAFLAIKENFPQVELKGCFFHFSQNMQKHIAALGLSSRYNNDSQFSLQVKMILALAFVPVNHIDSYIDVLADELSPEHVPILNWLEDNYIGRLNRRGNSRRAPLFPLEMWNLYFRTLNHEDKTNNHAEGANRRLQMELGMEHPTLWKFINALKKVQKGRDFHLESLIAGSSPPAKSKKYRDTDSRILSIVQNLNERTPIEYLRGISHNIK from the coding sequence ATGGAAAACCCAAGTGTTCTGATTAATGAAGTTTTATGTAATGTTCCCCAAGCGGTGCAAGGATCACTCCCGAATTCGTCGGCTCTAAAGAAAACTATTCGTCGGAAACGGAATCAGATTAGTGCCTCTCCGCCAAATCCAGTTGACCTAAATCATTTAGCAATCCCTGATGAATATTCGACCTACAAAACAGAGCCAAACCAGAAGGAAGATTTTTTATTAAAAGACCGTCGTCCCAGTGAAGATAGAATTTTGCTATTTGGAAGGAGAAGTTGGTTGCAACATTTGGTATCAGCAGAAGTTTGGTATGTAGACGGAACGTTTAAGATTGCTCCCACGCTATTTTCTCAGGTGTATATTGTAATGGCTCAAAAAATCAGAGGTGTCATTCCAGTGCTTTATGCTATATTACCTAACAAACGGAAAGTTACATATTCAAGgctatttaaaatgataaaagaatgtcAACCAACAGTAAACCCGAAATCGGTTGTATGTGATTTTGAAATTGCAGCATTTTTGGCAATCAAGGAAAATTTTCCACAAGTCGAACTAAAAGGGTGCTTCTTTCACTTTAGCCAAAACATGCAAAAACACATTGCAGCTTTGGGTCTAAGTTCTCGCTATAATAACGATAGCCAGTTTTCTTTACAAGTAAAGATGATACTGGCGCTTGCATTTGTACCTGTCAATCATATTGATTCATATATTGATGTCTTAGCTGATGAATTATCCCCAGAGCATGTGCCAATCTTAAACTGGCTTGAAGACAATTATATAGGTCGGTTAAACAGACGTGGAAATAGCAGACGTGCACCACTCTTTCCATTAGAAATGTGGAATTTGTATTTTCGAACTTTGAATCATGAAGATAAAACAAACAACCATGCAGAAGGAGCGAACAGAAGATTACAAATGGAATTAGGAATGGAACATCCTACACTCTGGAAATTCATAAATGCACTTAAAAAAGTTCAGAAAGGTAGAGATTTTCATTTGGAATCACTTATAGCAGGCAGttcaccacccgccaaatcaaaaaagtaCAGGGATACTGATTCCCGCATTCTTAGCATTGTCCAAAATCTTAATGAAAGGACTCCCATTGAATATCTAAGAGGCATTTCtcataacataaaataa